The sequence TGAAAACGCCCCACCCCAGCACTCCTGGGAGTACCGGGGTAGGGCGCCAACTGCCGTCAGCCGCTCACTGCTCCGCGGGGATTTCGCGCACGGACAGCCACTTGAAGTCCACGTCGGTGGCGCTGTCCCAGCGGAAGACCGCGATGGGGCCGCCCCAGGTAATCGGCATGGCGTTCACCGCGCCGCCACAGTGGCTGGCGTCGCCACCCCAGCTGCCCGAGTCCACCATGTCGTAGACCTTCTTCCAGGTCTTCTTGTCGGCGTTCTCGTTGAGGTACATCTCCAGGCGCACGGCGTCCTTGCCGTTGACCTTGGTGTTGCGCATCACCGACTTGAAGCCCACCCAGCGGCCGCGGAGCGCGGACGTGCCCGTCTTGTACGACGCCTGCTCGTAGGAGACGTGCCACGTCTCCTTCTGCCAGCGCACGCGGCCGTCATAGTGCAGCGAGCCCTTGTAGGCGCTGCCCTCGCAGCCCGAGTGGTTGTCGTTGTGCTTGCCGCCTCGCGCGTACCAGGCGAAGTTGTCCGAGTTGTCGGACGTGGAGTTGACCTTGATGAAGCCCGTCATCTCCACGTTCCGCCAGTCGTTCGCCGCCTGCATGTAGCCCCGGCTGGCCAGCACGTCACGGTCGTAGGTCGGAATCTTGGACGCGCTGTAGCCCGTGGAGGTGAACACGGACATGCGCACCTTGCTGTTCTTCATCTTCCAGGAGCCGTCCGAGTTGCGGGTGATGGTGTTCTGCGGGTCAAAGCGATTGTCGGACGTCGCGTTGTCCGCCAGGAACCACTGCTCGCCGCCCGACTTGGTCGGGTAGATCATCGTCACGCCGAACTTGTCCTGC is a genomic window of Myxococcus virescens containing:
- a CDS encoding discoidin domain-containing protein, translating into MNRQHSTSSLGGWKRFRTSVTAFSLAVGAFATPALAAGGFVSATASSYDAPTPPSMAVDGNKATRWSASGAGQWIRADMGSVKPLNGLDIAWFRGNERINLFDISTSTDGTTFTRVFVGISSGKTAEFERVTFPTVNARYVRVTFYGSTQTTWGSITDMAALSGATIPDPDPDPENPDPENPDPGPTPTQDKFGVTMIYPTKSGGEQWFLADNATSDNRFDPQNTITRNSDGSWKMKNSKVRMSVFTSTGYSASKIPTYDRDVLASRGYMQAANDWRNVEMTGFIKVNSTSDNSDNFAWYARGGKHNDNHSGCEGSAYKGSLHYDGRVRWQKETWHVSYEQASYKTGTSALRGRWVGFKSVMRNTKVNGKDAVRLEMYLNENADKKTWKKVYDMVDSGSWGGDASHCGGAVNAMPITWGGPIAVFRWDSATDVDFKWLSVREIPAEQ